One region of Ptiloglossa arizonensis isolate GNS036 chromosome 8, iyPtiAriz1_principal, whole genome shotgun sequence genomic DNA includes:
- the LOC143150675 gene encoding uncharacterized protein LOC143150675 → MAYENSVAETRGFVRRRGAIKAKLTMFDRFLESHEQTDNVDIATVQHRIAQLEKEFEPFEKIQGGLEMVCSDDEFEQRIEERIEIESCCHDSVSRARALISAKGRRGVAGSAEIAQVRSNTIGPTDIVSDGQSRQPIANADRVLASQSPTSFGAEAQIKLPTMPLPKFGGSCAAWPGFCDAFRAAVHENAAFRDTQKLIYLKSCLTGRAAEKIESLETTAANYSVAWGILEKNYDDPKAIINSRIQAFFELPHCVRANTQSFSDLVDQVTKHYRALEALRTPFLEAFPIYAITSRLDEQSRLRWKEETQGSALPTMEQLLGFLHNRQKLLDSETPERSHRGAAYTGTRSEFRAKYPTRANQASTLAHAVTAAWCQICRERHFTTACPKLSNAQIEQRMEMVRRAKLCTKCLQPNHFARHCAAGGCRQCRGNHHTLLHPSQAMEQQTAVQANVSTLYVSVRPETLLATAVIHVLDNRGQPRPVRVLLDSGSQSHFLTEAIARKLGLARRRIEVPVVGINQTSTGVTSSTTARIQSRINGFQADINCLIIPRITEKLPSRVIGRTAIKIPGNITLADPNFNTPSEIEGLIGAEWFLRLLCVGQISLENGAVTLQKTKFGWVLGGKLWGSVAAGSSRCNLAREALQQQLGKFWELEETPEKAPVSAEERACEAHFLNNTTRDPVTGRYMVRIPFREGGRALGESYSVALKRWYALERRMSRDAGLKEEYLKFLRDYRDLGHMTRIESPANETGYYLPHQTVVKPSSRTTKFRVVFDASSRTSTGVSLNDAMLVGPTIQDDLYSLLVRFRSHSYVLTADIEKMYRQVLMHPADRVYQKILWRSEPWKPLETYALNTLTYGTAAASFLATRTLRQLANDEGDELVRAARVLREDFYMDDLLTGAQAREEAVAIRDELIELCRRGGFHIRQWAANHEALIEGLEDKASDEHFRINLGEEVKTLGLCWNPKHDTISYSVEDIQPAKRVTKRAMLSRIATLFDPLGLLGPIIIRAKILMQELWKLKTDWDESVPMDIHSKWVAYCQELTLLREVSIARQVTSRGYVGLQLHGYCDASVQAYGACIYLRVTEQNGSHSASLVASKSRVAPLKTITLPRLELCAARLLVKLFISTRGALRRLEFEKIIFWSDSTIALCWIATPPHALKTFVSHRVADIQAITEAHEWRHVRSSDNPADMISRGLTAREFIRSEQWQQGPAWLRQPETQWPKLELEKKEIPELRPLVALVSRVSDWDALERFSSYDRLKRVIAHCLRFVHNASRKERHSGALSVAELRGAERCIIRRMQGQYYGDELHALKTSAQVTGRLAPLSPFVDANGLLRVGGRLSRSRLPYGAKHPIILPEPHKVTENIVRDHHLKHFHAGAQATLYATRQRFWVPGGKGLVRRIIRSCITCYRAKPPTPAYQMSDLPSARVVQSRPFLRVGVDFCGPILIKEKAHRNRGKVKVYIAIFVCFATKAAHIEIVSDLTTQAFLAALRRFFSRRGRPADIYSDNATNFVGARREVKELFAFIKSHAHNEAIAVELAGENVSWHLIPPRAPHFGGLWEAAVRATKHHLVRVIGEALLSYEALLTYVIQIEAILNSRPITALSPDPNDLQALTPAHFLIGGTLTSIPDYDYSEIPLGRLSSWAHIQQMRRHFWNRWSKEYLQEQTIRRKWHSGVNQNIRVGSLVIVREDHTPPLTWPLGRIVAVHPGEDGVTRVVTVKTACGEYKRCVKRIAPLPLDS, encoded by the coding sequence ATGGCATACGAGAACAGCGTAGCCGAGACGCGTGGTTTTGTACGAAGGCGCGGCGCGATCAAAGCTAAATTGACAATGTTCGACCGGTTCCTCGAGTCGCACGAACAGACGGATAACGTAGACATTGCGACAGTGCAGCATAGGATCGCGCAATTAGAGAAGGAGTTTGAGCCCTTTGAAAAGATTCAAGGGGGTCTAGAAATGGTCTGTTCGGACGACGAGTTTGAACAGCGTATAGAGGAACGGATAGAAATAGAGAGCTGCTGCCACGATAGCGTAAGCAGAGCGAGGGCGCTCATAAGCGCGAAGGGCAGGCGGGGTGTAGCAGGGTCGGCGGAAATTGCGCAGGTTAGGTCAAATACGATCGGACCGACCGACATAGTGAGCGACGGGCAATCGCGGCAACCAATCGCGAACGCGGACAGGGTCCTAGCTTCACAGTCTCCTACCTCCTTCGGCGCCGAAGCGCAAATAAAACTGCCGACGATGCCATTGCCCAAATTCGGGGGTTCGTGCGCAGCCTGGCCCGGTTTTTGCGACGCGTTCAGAGCCGCCGTGCATGAAAATGCCGCGTTTCGCGATACgcagaaattaatatatttaaaatcgtgTCTAACCGGTAGGGCCGCCGAGAAAATAGAATCATTAGAGACCACCGCAGCGAATTATTCAGTGGCGTGGGGTATATTAGAAAAGAATTACGACGATCCCAAGGCAATCATAAACAGCCGTATACAAGCATTTTTCGAGTTACCGCATTGCGTACGCGCTAACACGCAGTCATTTAGCGACCTTGTGGATCAGGTTACGAAACATTACAGAGCGTTAGAGGCATTGAGAACACCGTTCTTAGAGGCGTTCCCGATATACGCGATAACCTCCAGGTTGGATGAGCAGTCGCGATTGCGTTGGAAGGAGGAGACGCAGGGTTCTGCTCTACCAACCATGGAGCAGTTACTTGGGTTCCTGCACAACAGGCAGAAACTGTTAGATTCAGAGACTCCGGAGAGATCGCACAGGGGGGCGGCTTATACGGGCACGAGGTCGGAATTCAGAGCAAAATACCCGACCAGAGCAAATCAGGCGTCGACTTTGGCGCATGCGGTGACGGCCGCATGGTGCCAAATCTGTAGGGAAAGGCACTTTACGACAGCGTGTCCAAAACTGAGCAATGCGCAGATAGAGCAAAGGATGGAAATGGTAAGGCGCGCGAAACTGTGTACAAAATGTTTGCAGCCGAACCATTTTGCGAGACACTGCGCTGCTGGCGGGTGTCGACAGTGTAGGGGAAATCACCATACATTGTTGCACCCTAGTCAAGCGATGGAACAGCAGACAGCGGTGCAGGCCAATGTGTCCACGCTGTACGTTAGCGTGCGACCGGAGACGCTGCTAGCCACCGCGGTTATACATGTGCTGGATAACAGGGGACAGCCGCGACCAGTTCGCGTATTGCTGGACTCGGGTTCGCAGTCGCATTTTCTAACGGAAGCGATTGCGAGGAAATTGGGTTTAGCGCGTCGGAGAATTGAGGTACCGGTGGTAGGGATCAACCAAACCAGCACAGGGGTAACGAGTTCGACCACGGCCAGAATACAATCACGCATCAACGGGTTTCAGGCGGATATAAATTGCTTGATAATACCGCGTATTACGGAGAAGCTACCATCGCGGGTAATAGGGAGAACCGCGATAAAGATTCCGGGCAACATAACACTCGCGGATCCGAACTTCAACACTCCATCGGAGATAGAGGGGTTGATCGGCGCGGAGTGGTTCTTGCGGCTTTTATGTGTGGGGCAAATCTCCCTCGAGAACGGGGCGGTCACGCTGCAAAAGACGAAATTCGGCTGGGTCTTAGGAGGCAAGCTGTGGGGTAGTGTGGCAGCAGGTAGCAGCCGTTGCAATTTGGCGCGCGAGGCGCTGCAGCAACAGTTGGGGAAGTTCTGGGAGCTGGAGGAAACACCGGAAAAGGCGCCGGTGTCGGCCGAGGAACGGGCATGCGAAGCGCATTTTCTCAATAATACAACGCGGGACCCAGTAACGGGTCGGTATATGGTTCGGATTCCATTTAGGGAAGGAGGGCGAGCCTTAGGAGAGTCGTACTCGGTAGCGCTCAAGCGATGGTACGCGTTAGAGCGACGTATGTCGAGGGACGCGGGGTTGAAGGAGGAGTATTTGAAATTCCTGAGGGACTATAGGGACCTGGGGCACATGACCAGAATCGAGTCACCGGCGAACGAGACGGGGTACTACCTGCCACACCAAACCGTGGTTAAACCGTCGAGCCGTACGACTAAGTTCAGGGTGGTATTCGACGCGTCATCTAGAACATCAACGGGTGTCTCGCTAAACGATGCGATGCTAGTAGGGCCGACAATTCAGGACGACTTATACTCCTTGCTGGTTCGGTTTAGATCGCATTCGTATGTGCTCACAGCCGACATAGAAAAGATGTATCGGCAAGTGCTGATGCATCCCGCCGATCGTGTGTATCAAAAAATTCTGTGGCGCTCGGAGCCATGGAAGCCGCTGGAAACGTATGCTTTGAATACTTTAACGTACGGGACTGCAGCCGCGTCATTTCTCGCGACGCGAACGCTCCGACAACTCGCGAATGACGAGGGCGATGAGCTAGTCCGGGCTGCAAGGGTGCTACGCGAGGACTTTTATATGGACGACCTGTTAACAGGCGCTCAAGCGCGGGAGGAAGCCGTGGCAATACGGGACGAACTGATCGAGCTATGCAGGAGGGGAGGTTTCCATATTCGTCAATGGGCGGCGAATCACGAAGCGCTCATTGAAGGCCTGGAAGATAAGGCCTCTGATGAACACTTTAGAATCAATCTCGGCGAGGAAGTGAAAACATTGGGGTTGTGCTGGAATCCGAAGCACGATACGATTTCGTATAGCGTAGAGGATATCCAGCCGGCCAAGCGCGTTACGAAGCGAGCAATGTTGTCGCGAATCGCGACGTTGTTTGATCCCCTGGGGTTGCTCGGACCGATAATTATAcgcgcgaaaatattaatgcagGAGCTATGGAAATTGAAGACGGATTGGGACGAATCCGTCCCAATGGACATACACTCTAAGTGGGTCGCGTATTGCCAGGAGTTAACTCTACTACGGGAAGTATCGATAGCTAGGCAGGTGACTTCGAGGGGCTATGTAGGCCTGCAATTACATGGCTATTGTGACGCGAGCGTGCAGGCGTACGGCGCGTGCATCTACCTGCGGGTGACCGAGCAAAACGGCAGCCATTCGGCCAGCCTCGTGGCCTCAAAGTCTCGAGTCGCACCCTTGAAGACTATAACGCTGCCACGATTAGAACTCTGCGCGGCGCGATTGTTGGTGAAATTATTCATAAGCACGCGGGGCGCGTTGCGCAGATTAGAGTTTGAAAAGATCATTTTTTGGTCTGACTCGACAATAGCGCTGTGTTGGATTGCGACGCCGCCCCACGCGTTAAAAACATTCGTGTCGCACAGAGTCGCGGACATACAGGCAATAACAGAGGCGCATGAGTGGCGGCATGTGCGATCGTCGGATAACCCTGCGGACATGATATCGCGCGGGCTCACGGCTAGGGAATTTATTAGGAGCGAGCAATGGCAGCAGGGACCCGCGTGGCTGAGGCAACCCGAGACGCAATGGCCCAAGCTGGAGTTAGAGAAGAAGGAGATTCCCGAATTGCGACCGCTCGTAGCGCTAGTTAGCAGAGTATCGGATTGGGACGCGCTGGAAAGATTTTCATCCTACGATAGATTAAAACGGGTTATAGCGCATTGCTTACGGTTCGTGCACAATGCTTCTCGCAAGGAAAGGCATAGCGGCGCGCTATCGGTAGCTGAGCTGCGTGGCGCAGAGCGATGCATAATTCGAAGAATGCAAGGGCAATATTATGGCGACGAGCTCCACGCGCTGAAGACTTCGGCGCAGGTCACAGGTAGGCTCGCGCCACTGAGCCCCTTTGTTGACGCGAACGGGCTACTACGGGTAGGCGGTCGGCTGTCGAGATCGCGGTTGCCATACGGGGCGAAGCACCCGATTATATTGCCGGAGCCTCATAAAGTGACCGAGAATATCGTGCGCGATCATCACTTGAAGCATTTTCATGCGGGGGCGCAAGCCACGTTGTACGCGACCCGCCAAAGATTTTGGGTACCCGGCGGGAAGGGGTTGGTGCGTAGGATTATACGATCGTGCATTACGTGCTACCGTGCGAAGCCGCCAACTCCGGCATATCAGATGAGCGATTTGCCCTCCGCTCGCGTAGTGCAGTCAAGGCCATTCTTGCGGGTAGGGGTCGACTTCTGCGGCCCGATATTAATAAAAGAGAAGGCGCACCGGAATCGAGGCAAGGTCAAAGTATATATCGCGATATTCGTGTGCTTTGCCACCAAGGCAGCGCACATAGAGATAGTGAGCGATCTAACGACGCAGGCGTTCCTAGCGGCGCTCCGCAGGTTCTTTTCCCGTAGAGGACGCCCAGCGGACATATACTCGGACAATGCGACGAATTTCGTAGGTGCTAGGCGGGAGGTCAAAGAGTTGTTCGCGTTTATAAAGTCGCACGCGCATAACGAAGCGATAGCAGTCGAGTTGGCGGGCGAGAACGTCAGCTGGCATTTAATACCTCCGAGAGCCCCGCACTTTGGCGGCCTATGGGAGGCGGCCGTGCGGGCCACAAAGCACCATCTCGTTCGGGTGATTGGCGAAGCTTTGCTGTCTTATGAGGCGTTGTTGACGTACGTCATCCAGATCGAAGCGATCCTGAACTCCCGACCTATCACAGCCCTATCTCCCGATCCAAATGACTTGCAGGCGTTAACCCCCGCCCATTTCCTTATCGGTGGCACTTTGACGAGTATACCGGATTACGACTATTCTGAGATTCCACTAGGGCGGCTGTCGTCCTGGGCGCACATCCAGCAGATGCGTAGGCATTTTTGGAATAGGTGGAGCAAGGAGTATTTGCAGGAGCAGACAATCCGCAGAAAGTGGCACTCGGGAGTGAATCAGAACATCCGTGTAGGATCACTGGTGATAGTGAGGGAGGACCACACGCCACCCTTGACCTGGCCCTTAGGGAGGATTGTCGCCGTGCACCCCGGTGAGGACGGGGTTACGAGAGTGGTGACCGTCAAGACGGCGTGCGGCGAGTACAAACGCTGCGTGAAGCGCATCGCCCCGCTACCGCTGGACTCTTAA